TCACCTTCGCACGCTCCTCGAGCTGGGGTACGTGACGAAAGACGGGGACACGTACCACGTCGGCCTCCGCTTTCTGGACCACGGCATGTACGCCCGCCAGCGGCAACCCCTCTACGAGATCGCCAAGACCGAAGTGGACCGGTTAGCCGAAGAGACCGGCGAACTCGTCAACCTGCTCGTCGAGGAGAACGGCCTCGGCATCTATCTCTATCAGGCGACCGGCGAAAACGCGGTGAACGTCGACGCGCACGTGGGATCGCACGTCCACCTTCACAACACCGCCCTCGGAAAGGCCATTCTCGCCCACCTGCCGAGAGAGAGGGTCGAGGAGATCATCGCTCACCGCGGCCTGGAGGCGACGACCGAGCGAACGATCACCGACCGGGAGGTCTTCTTCGACCACCTCGAGGAGATACGGGAACGCGGGGTCGCGTTCGACGACGAGGAGCGCCTCCCCGGCCTCCAGTGCGTCGCGGTCCCGATACGCAACTATCAGGGCCACGCCGAGGGAGCGCTGAGCGTCTCGGCACCGACGAGACGGATGGCGAGAGATCCCCTCGAGAGCGAGATCCCGTCCCTGCTCAAGGACGCGGCGAACGTCGTCCAGTTGAACGTCACCTACCGGTGACCCCCGGCGTCTCCGACCCTCCGTCGCCCTCGATAGTAACACCCACGCTGAAGGACGACGCTCGTTTGATAATC
The window above is part of the Halomarina pelagica genome. Proteins encoded here:
- a CDS encoding IclR family transcriptional regulator, whose translation is MAQRNKAKNPIKSTRTAFEIVDSLQELDGARVTELAQHLGKSKGSVHNHLRTLLELGYVTKDGDTYHVGLRFLDHGMYARQRQPLYEIAKTEVDRLAEETGELVNLLVEENGLGIYLYQATGENAVNVDAHVGSHVHLHNTALGKAILAHLPRERVEEIIAHRGLEATTERTITDREVFFDHLEEIRERGVAFDDEERLPGLQCVAVPIRNYQGHAEGALSVSAPTRRMARDPLESEIPSLLKDAANVVQLNVTYR